Proteins from a single region of Lepus europaeus isolate LE1 chromosome 4, mLepTim1.pri, whole genome shotgun sequence:
- the SCGB3A2 gene encoding secretoglobin family 3A member 2 produces the protein MKLIAVFLLVTISICSYSATAFLINKVPVLGDKMLPLPLDNVLPFLDPLKSLLKTLGISVEHLVEGLRKCVNELGPEASEAVKKLLEALSYLV, from the exons ATGAAGCTGATAGCTGTCTTCCTGCTGGTGACCATCAGCATCTGTAGTTACTCTG CTACTGCTTTCCTTATTAACAAGGTGCCCGTCCTTGGGGATAAGATGTTACCATTACCTCTGGACAATGTTCTTCCCTTCCTGGATCCATTAAAGAGTCTTCTGAAAACTCTGGGGATTTCCGTTGAGCACCTTGTGGAAGGGCTAAGGAAGTGTGTGAATGAACTTGGACCAGAGGCTTCTGAGGCTGTGAAGAAACTGCTG